The Nakaseomyces glabratus chromosome B, complete sequence genome includes the window acTTGTGGTCCAGATGAAGTTCGTGAATGGACTATCAGAAACGGTACTAAGGCCCCACAAGCCGCTGGTGTTATCCATAACGATTTGATGAACACCTTTATCTTAGCTCAAGTTATGAAATACAGTGATGTTATTGAATACAAGGATGACAATGCTATCAAGGCTGCCGGTAAATTACTACAAAAGGGTAAGGACTACGTTGTAGAAGACGGTGACGTCATTTACTTCAGAGCCGGTGCTGGTAAGAACTAAGAAGTATAATTGTTGCAATaattctatattttttattagaaTACGAATAGATTACCCATGACACTAATCATTACAATTATATacatataataatacaCAAAACATAATTCATATATCATACATTTCTCCATTTAGAAATCTCTCTCAGGCTAGTTTTGTAGCTTGTGTGTAAATGGGACTTAAAAGTTTAATTCATTCGGTCGTTATGTATTTACAAGACTGTCGATTTTAAAAACATCTATATATAGTAGGAGCTCATTTTGTAACGAGAATTTCAACTCCATAAATTGGTCCTAAGCCGATGGCTTATTTGAATAAAAACGAATACCAGCTCTTATTTCTACGTTCTCTTTCCTCTTTTGGAGTGTAGGCCTTAATATTCTGTATAATTTTCTCTAGTCCTGATTTTTCATCATAAATTCTACCCAAAGCATCAATGAAATTGCCTTCAGGATCgatcaaataaaagaatatcGAATGGTCCACAAGGTAATCGCTCTTGGGATCAGCGTTTTCGGGAGTGGAAAAATAGACCTTGTATTTCTTGCAGACATCTTTAATCGCTTCATAAGTACCTGTGAGACCTATCATACCGGGATTGAAGTCCTTCAGATATTCTTTCACAACTTCTGGAGTGTCACGAATTGGATCGCACGTTATAAATATAGGTTGTACAGATAACCCCTTGCTTTCAAGGCCAATGATCCAATCATTCATCTTGTCTAGCTCCTCGGGACATATGTCGGGACAGTGTGTGAAACCAAAATACAGCAGGGAGAACTTTCCTTCTAGATTCTTCTCAGTGAATGATCTCCCCTCTGTATCTACTAACCGGAATGGTCCACCGACAAACTTCTCCCCGTATAATCGATTAGCTTCTTGCTCTTTCTCTGTCTGTAACAGCTTACGCTCGTTATTGACATAGTAGTATGTAAGAGACCCAGCTGCAATTAGACCTAGAGCATATTTCCAAGTGGATCCCAGAGTCCCAGAGGTTGGATTTAAATGCACTGTGTCGTTCACTCCTTCATCCTTATTCACCGAGAATCTTCCAAGAGACTTCTTTGAAGTTTGATATTGAACAGTGCACTTAGACAGCGCACGCAATTGGTTTATCCTGCCGTCAACTATCCTTCTACTTGCTCTCGACAGCATTTAGATAAGTAATCTGTAATGTCAATTGGTTTCTTGTTCAAGACAAGCTCACTAATACATATAGGCACATATCACA containing:
- the SCO2 gene encoding putative thioredoxin peroxidase SCO2 (CAGL0B04367g~Ortholog(s) have copper ion binding activity, role in cellular protein complex assembly, copper ion transport and mitochondrial inner membrane, plasma membrane localization), encoding MLSRASRRIVDGRINQLRALSKCTVQYQTSKKSLGRFSVNKDEGVNDTVHLNPTSGTLGSTWKYALGLIAAGSLTYYYVNNERKLLQTEKEQEANRLYGEKFVGGPFRLVDTEGRSFTEKNLEGKFSLLYFGFTHCPDICPEELDKMNDWIIGLESKGLSVQPIFITCDPIRDTPEVVKEYLKDFNPGMIGLTGTYEAIKDVCKKYKVYFSTPENADPKSDYLVDHSIFFYLIDPEGNFIDALGRIYDEKSGLEKIIQNIKAYTPKEERERRNKSWYSFLFK